Proteins encoded in a region of the Vicia villosa cultivar HV-30 ecotype Madison, WI linkage group LG5, Vvil1.0, whole genome shotgun sequence genome:
- the LOC131602962 gene encoding small ribosomal subunit protein eS17-like: MGRVRTKTVKKSSRQVIERYYSRMTLDFHTNKKILEEVALIPTKRLRNKIAGFSTHLMKRIQKGPVRGISLKLQEEERERRMDFVPDVSAIRTEHIEVDKETLEMLAALGMSEIPGVVQVDPVPVQAIPFARGGAGAGAAGRRF, translated from the coding sequence ATGGGGCGTGTCCGTACCAAAACCGTGAAAAAGTCCTCACGTCAAGTTATCGAAAGGTACTACTCTCGTATGACACTCGACTTCCATACGAACAAGAAGATCCTAGAAGAAGTTGCTCTGATCCCAACCAAGAGGCTCCGAAACAAGATTGCAGGATTCTCCACTCATCTCATGAAGCGTATCCAGAAAGGACCTGTTCGCGGAATCTCCCTGAAGCTGCAGGAGGAGGAGCGTGAGCGTCGTATGGACTTTGTGCCTGATGTGTCTGCCATTAGGACCGAGCACATCGAAGTTGATAAGGAAACTCTTGAGATGCTTGCGGCTCTTGGGATGTCTGAGATTCCTGGCGTTGTTCAGGTCGATCCGGTTCCGGTTCAGGCTATTCCTTTTGCTCGCGGTGGCGCTGGTGCTGGTGCTGCTGGAAGGAGGTTTTGA
- the LOC131607663 gene encoding uncharacterized protein LOC131607663, whose translation MSEVDFEPQIQQHPRIFFPNLLSPHECKELEFIHKCSSTVGYRPNVFSTTLSHLIATNSSQFIVPFIPIRERLKDKLEEFFKCEFELFIEFTGLISWSRGASIGWHSDDNRPYLKQRHFSVVCYLNTYGKDFNGGLFHFQDGEPATIIPAAGDVVMYTADDRNIHSVDEITDGERLTLALWFSRDGSSDEDTKLVSLLSQHLLYKNMASSLLPLPASSNMYWFSQDQASNDQFGFNICWARLHVLGYDIYFSQYTSCDSDVSELMVKPVHLVRGTELLDREFANILHALQVVQFFCWKGSALQTNMSNIDYKVVKLSDTQREKISGLNSVLLNDVDLASRIFCRKPSNSEENGPIYSNWTGIVAAIAAWEDYVLKLNKQIHFQLPYWRMQESLYNVQLDV comes from the exons ATGTCAGAAGTTGATTTTGAACCCCAAATCCAACAACACCCCCGCATCTTCTTCCCCAACCTCCTCTCCCCTCACGAATGCAAA GAGTTGGAATTCATTCACAAGTGTAGCAGTACCGTTGGTTACAGACCAAATGTTTTCTCCACCACTCTCTCTCATCTCATTGCCACTAACTCTTCGCAATTCATCGTTCCTTTTATTCCAATCCGAG AAAGGTTGAAAGATAAATTAGAAGAGTTTTTCAAATGTGAGTTTGAGCTATTTATTGAATTCACCGGTTTAATCAG TTGGAGCAGAGGAGCGAGCATTGGATGGCATAGTGATGATAACAGGCCTTACCTTAAACAACGTCACTTTTCG GTAGTTTGTTATTTGAATACATATGGAAAGGATTTCAATGGCGGGCTCTTTCATTTTCAAGATGGTGAACCTGCAACAATTATTCCCGCGGCTGGA GATGTTGTGATGTACACTGCTGACGACCGGAATATTCATTCGGTTGATGAG ATAACTGATGGGGAAAGACTCACACTTGCTTTATGGTTCAGTCGCGATGGTTCCTCTGATGAAGATACGAAGCTTGTTTCGCTTCTTTCACAACACCTATTATATAAGAACATGGCTAGTTCATTACTACCTTTGCCCGCATCAAGTAATATGTACTGGTTTTCTCAGGACCAAGCTTCCAATGACCAGTTTGGTTTTAATATTTGTTGGGCTAGACTGCATGTTCTCGGATATGACATATATTTTTCCCAATACACCAGCTGTGACTCTGATGTCTCTGAATTAATGGTAAAGCCAGTGCACTTGGTGAGAGGAACTGAGTTGCTAGACCGGGAATTTGCCAATATTTTGCACGCTCTTCAG GTTGTCCAATTTTTCTGTTGGAAAGGATCTGCCTTGCAGACCAACATGTCAAATATAGATTACAAGGTCGTAAAACTGTCAGATACGCAAAGAGAGAAAATCAGTGGTCTTAATTCTGTACTTCTGAATGATGTTGATCTCGCGTCCAGAATTTTCTGTAGAaaaccttccaattcagaagaaAATGGACCCATTTACTCTAATTGGACTGGAATTGTGGCTGCTATTGCTGCTTGGGAAGATTATGTGTTGAAGTTAAACAAGCAAATTCATTTTCAGCTGCCTTACTGGAGAATGCAAGAATCATTATATAATGTACAATTGGATGTGTAG
- the LOC131602959 gene encoding probable xyloglucan endotransglucosylase/hydrolase protein 28, with amino-acid sequence MGASQMGFLFFCSILFLSPSASASSINLPIIAFDEGYTPLFGDNNVFVHKDGKSVHLSLDERTGSGFVSHDLYLHGFFSASIKLPADYTAGVVVAFYMSNGDMYEKNHDEIDFEFLGNIRGKDWRIQTNVYGNGSTSIGREERFGLWFDPAEDFHQYSILWTDSRIIFYVDNIPIREVTRTESMGGDFPSKPMTLYATIWDASDWATNGGKYRVNYKYAPYVAKFSDLVLHGCAVDPIEHVANCDTAQGSKSVPSGVTPLQRIKMENFRKKHMTYSYCYDKIRYKAPPSECAINPQEAERLRRFDPVTFGSGRHRHGKRHHSSRSSQTEAVSF; translated from the exons ATGGGAGCTTCTCAAATGGGGTTTCTCTTCTTTTGCTCTATCCTCTTTCTTTCTCCTTCTGCTTCTGCTTCATCGATAAATCTACCTATTATAGCCTTTGATGAAGGGTACACACCCTTGTTTGGTGACAATAACGTCTTTGTTCATAAAGATGGCAAATCGGTTCATCTTTCACTTGATGAAAGAACAG GTTCTGGATTTGTGTCTCATGATCTTTACCTTCATGGGTTTTTCAGTGCTTCCATTAAGCTACCTGCTGATTACACTGCTGGAGTTGTGGTTGCTTTTTAT ATGTCAAATGGTGACATGTATGAGAAGAACCATGATGAAATAGACTTTGAATTTTTGGGTAACATTAGAGGCAAAGATTGGAGGATTCAGACCAATGTTTATGGCAATGGAAGTACCAGCATTGGCAGAGAGGAAAGATTTGGTCTCTGGTTTGATCCTGCTGAGGATTTTCATCAATATAGTATTCTCTGGACAGATTCTCGAATCAT ATTTTATGTAGATAACATTCCTATTCGAGAAGTTACGCGAACGGAATCCATGGGAGGAGATTTCCCCTCTAAGCCGATGACTCTATATGCGACAATATGGGATGCGTCCGATTGGGCTACCAACGGTGGAAAGTACAGAGTGAATTACAAGTATGCACCTTACGTCGCTAAATTTTCGGACCTAGTCTTACACGGTTGTGCAGTTGATCCGATTGAGCATGTAGCCAACTGTGACACTGCTCAAGGTTCCAAATCCGTTCCATCCGGTGTGACACCATTACAAAGAATCAAAATGGAGAATTTCAGAAAGAAACACATGACATACTCTTACTGTTACGACAAAATCAGATACAAAGCCCCTCCGTCCGAGTGTGCTATCAATCCTCAAGAAGCCGAACGACTAAGAAGATTCGACCCTGTCACATTCGGTAGCGGCCGACATCGCCATGGAAAACGACACCATTCCAGCAGATCAAGTCAGACAGAAGCTGTTTCATTTTAA